From a region of the Phragmites australis chromosome 21, lpPhrAust1.1, whole genome shotgun sequence genome:
- the LOC133903813 gene encoding enoyl-CoA delta isomerase 1, peroxisomal-like: MGFCEFTVKDGIFVLTLDSGDGGHNYLTLQSMADLKQKLEEIRRKARPWNKGLITTCSGGAFCHGVDYGALSQPMVDELSHRMAEVLRLLFEMPFPTAAAVTGDVKSSMALALVMAHDDTATLKETMFEMPEVRDGLGNLPPYVGALLRDKVSFPLVRSSLLLCSEAMNGSKMAYWEFCEGIRDDNEAVMKEAVHIVEVRIGKVRDGRDYITTRKSFFPESWRAVSQFLGDHN, translated from the coding sequence ATGGGCTTTTGCGAGTTTACTGTGAAGGACGGCATCTTCGTCCTGACCCTCGATAGCGGCGACGGCGGTCACAACTACCTCACCCTGCAGTCCATGGCGGATCTCAAGCAAAAACTGGAGGAGATCCGCAGGAAGGCCAGGCCGTGGAACAAGGGCCTCATCACCACCTGCTCGGGCGGCGCGTTCTGTCACGGCGTTGACTACGGCGCGTTGTCCCAGCCGATGGTCGACGAGCTGTCACACCGCATGGCCGAGGTGCTGCGCCTGCTGTTTGAGATGCCGTTCCCGACGGCCGCTGCGGTCACCGGCGACGTCAAGTCATCCATGGCCCTGGCGCTCGTGATGGCGCACGACGACACGGCCACTTTGAAGGAGACCATGTTCGAGATGCCCGAGGTTCGGGATGGACTCGGCAACCTGCCGCCGTACGTCGGGGCGCTGCTGCGGGACAAGGTGTCCTTCCCTCTGGTCAGGTCGTCGTTGTTGCTCTGCTCGGAGGCCATGAACGGGTCCAAGATGGCATACTGGGAATTTTGCGAAGGCATCCGTGATGACAATGAGGCGGTGATGAAGGAGGCCGTTCACATCGTTGAAGTTAGAATCGGCAAAGTCCGCGACGGCAGGGACTACATCACCACCCGCAAGAGCTTCTTTCCGGAGTCGTGGAGGGCTGTTTCCCAATTCCTTGGCGACCACAACTAG